A window from Oncorhynchus mykiss isolate Arlee chromosome 9, USDA_OmykA_1.1, whole genome shotgun sequence encodes these proteins:
- the LOC110533023 gene encoding urotensin-2-like — protein MEMMNLLLLWTFLLVATGPLLAHPITDSAEMPYPGPVSVEDGGAGSPDELSFSELTYLPQAGPGLRYSPLLSGDLSRDGLSAAGLLERQMKRDKWLEKQSHLNPFSRFFGIRKQSRKRRGASECFWKYCV, from the exons ATGGAGATGATGAACCTGCTCCTATTGTGGACCTTCCTGCTGGTAGCCACTGGCCCGCTATTGGCACATCCCATCACAGACTCTGCAGAGATGCCCTACCCAGGTCCTG TATCTGTGGAGGATGGAGGAGCAGGTAGTCCAGACGAGCTGTCTTTCTCTGAGCTGACGTATCTTCCACAAGCTGGCCCTGGACTCAGATACTCACCCCTACTGTCTGGAGATCTCAGCAGAGATG GTCTCAGTGCAGCTGGACTACTCGAAagacagatgaagagagat AAGTGGCTGGAGAAACAGAGTCACCTCAACCCCTTCAGCCGCTTCTTTGGCATCAGGAAGCAGTCCAGGAAAAGACGAGGTGCCTCAGAGTGCTTCTGGAAGTACTGTGTCTAA